In Deltaproteobacteria bacterium, one genomic interval encodes:
- a CDS encoding JAB domain-containing protein: MEAAVTPGTVYWVRCVLERQKGIGGKPAGRLSNSQSAVKLLEFIRNTDREHIVTISLSTKNEPLAISVEAIGSTNSVKSGPAELFRVPILAGAVGIIIGHNHPSGDPSPSSADRLYTQDVAASAKLLGIRLIDHIIVAPGSAYYSFLDEGALA; the protein is encoded by the coding sequence ATGGAAGCCGCCGTCACTCCCGGAACCGTTTACTGGGTCCGGTGCGTCCTTGAGCGCCAGAAAGGCATCGGCGGCAAACCCGCCGGACGGCTCTCCAACTCCCAGTCCGCTGTGAAGCTGCTGGAGTTCATCCGGAACACCGACCGGGAGCATATTGTCACGATCTCCCTCTCGACGAAGAACGAGCCGCTCGCCATCTCCGTCGAGGCGATCGGCAGCACGAACTCCGTAAAGTCCGGTCCTGCAGAGCTGTTCCGGGTGCCGATCCTTGCCGGGGCTGTCGGAATCATCATCGGCCACAACCATCCCTCCGGAGACCCCTCTCCGTCGTCCGCCGACCGGCTGTACACGCAGGACGTGGCTGCCTCGGCGAAGCTGCTCGGCATCAGGCTGATCGATCACATCATCGTCGCGCCGGGCAGCGCCTATTACAGCTTTCTGGACGAGGGGGCGCTGGCCTGA
- a CDS encoding VCBS repeat-containing protein, translating into MRRFLPVFAGFLSAGIFVLPQAASADPVTISIDAGADTYVRNGADNTNEGGAAFLRIQQSGNNRALVHFSQVELQGPLRGRNLISATLKADIVHNGNNWGSTGRTVDAHRMRQGWSEGNGKVAGISPSDRGDGPGATWNCAIDANISNQAKDCTANTAWNMGGSGERPWELVPTGTVLIQNQQSGTVSWDVTADVQAFLDGSVPNHGWLLRKTNEGQSGLVEFASRESGNPPSLVLVVENAISPEASAVIDADTGGCIEVEDPLSPIVGTGICIPPGALDEDTEIFIRVRNEDIVPDTEAFDWTPIGPPVEFGPAGLLFDIPAEVHLRFSMMDRFRFGGTDAEIHLLGQESLGDTPFLVTSFDIDEEDELITFDTGSFTTFQPFIFFTTAGRPGAFAVGDLNGDGIQDMVVGSGGAVIGDADGRITVYLGNDADNDSKGDGTFSSSEYLLSVLPVQRTGPVTGVNIADYTGDGIPDIAVYYNSILSTPDSHKVLIRIFKGQDSNNDGFGDGTFERITNCGGTPYYLTGDCGIGGYANMSAQMETADMNNDGKPDLVMLMTNQSPVVYCGMCSPRIHMYVMYNVGTAARLFAAPVRLDRSSTDTSGALYGWLSQIRIADFNGDSRPDIAAISVPNSSILEIYRNTGGRVDLAWTQPLCLAPFVGNTCPSGPFVGSPANFDEYAPLDILTTGGIFRGNGDISFQPLENHSGLTISPFYESVSATGHINPDMILDVVIGKKPITVQTNPYRYINALSVFMGNESSTSPGMGDASFHFDIDITYGSNFNRKDIRIADFNNDGCNDIVLLNDRNAPAAFLLTLNGSTGCAFDVQITVFEADPDIVAPGDTSTLSWGTINADACEILAGSVLLHVLDSGELAAGSFDVSPNATTTYTLTCQGHNGPVSAQAEVRVNRRPVGTILTPGGDELIAVSDVLDFTASCIDPDGDTDLTHSWRFNGAAPDSLVQNPGSIQFGETGTYVITYICTDSFGFGSIPSQLTAIVNSPPDGVISLPAEPVVIIPAGGSIEFTGTCTDPEDDVPFDHLWTFGGGAPDSLLESPGLVAFDFPGTYLVTYLCMDGLGFADPVPDTRMVIVNSPPEGVIIQPDGDRTISAGVALDFVSSCTDPDDSQPFSHLWVFSGPEDFTSTDQDPTNIVFNLTGTYTVTYICTDGYGLSDTDPPGILVTVEAPEAVIIRFEIFESGQGCARLEWETENAVSCQITSSLTGEPDMPYNIPDDGQHLGNVSSGSLPVTPWDDVTYALTCQNSAGQAGQSHIALFSSNAQPGIRYVRANQTLPLDRQNGRSWCTAYRHIYDLPLRTTGNLYDMMWIARGRYTARIPDGIIGPTNRVPPVLTAQANVDVYGGFIGDETLISERPAVLIPEVDEIPGTCPLGDEVYNTSVVTSPMLRPQCNCKFAVRNNALPLWSAATVLDGDTFDTTQFGPGIEGCGLIGNLDIHDSVHVVEIPTFGNLPIVTRLNGLVISGGVAPTPGGISDTEPSSRGGGVYVAQGNVLRDVIFRDSLVLGNHAARGGGIWATGSGLVIENVVIRNNSASFSAGGLLKRGGADNNRDLIISDSIFSYNYADQLAGAIELQNHNSIRDSVFSYNRSQGQAGAIFVEGSARNSVTNSVFLANKAARAGIPSGGNGGAISFGTATYSLTITNTAFIFNEAYSQGGVINIPLRASINIHNTIFWGNKLLRPLITRGDIIFSDAQTSNVNISGSCATYSHIRFPPTGGTPFSSSSNVDISSPAQNPIVISGDTFSHQSDPLKVYLKQDGSDPGSDCFNGIAGLDSSVHTEMATNAEAVGLVWQNLTTNSDQSTDMSPVDPGVHYVPQVSGSGAFWSLASLTGPEARFGHILADPEGVFVLFGGENGNGDLLGDTWELADGIWTEVAGDGPPPRTKHAAVHDTLRDSIIMFGGRGTAGTSGDTWLYADGAWLELSVTGNVPDAREGHALAYDDNRDTIVLFGGMDGGSRFGDTWELIESAGDWAWTPVDTSACPAQPSPRDNHALSYDAAGGAILLFGGRDDSGALNDTWHFDGSCWSEQSPAGSSPSPRFGHAMAHDSAAGVVILFGGAGGGPLTWEWDGTSWNPTPSTGPEPRRDHSMAYDAALNRTFLFGGTEPGAADDRLYGDTWSYGARNLEILHFAANPRTIFPGESATLAWQWINADSCTLDDGSGPVPLLVGSPLPVSPATSTAYTLECANSGGSVSATATVTVDYNVTVRSFAASAGVILPGNTAELSWHAANATSCEILPAVGMVDPQGGTATVSPSETTVYELVCDGPQGGPVSQFVTISVALLDCEPGFVDFGPLPVGEPAPSEVITCTNVSSVTLEIDLVASQFLQDGSDFSIIPLSGSPQIAPGDDLVLSADFTPQQGGYRQALLIIAFEGHADKVMVSLAGTGETDEFNSLVCDAETIFFGSVVVGETSGSIIWTCQNQGTGDLTIDLDSIVSTGDVDDFDILTTSSPPGEPIGPGEIFYIDWIFQPTEAGLRSASVSFSYLESTAVTMLQASGTGVVPDVQILSFTASPDETLYGQATQLLWYTQYSLSTCNLFDGESMISVSAGNDVVEQMVITPLRTTTYTLTCDGLNGISSQQAQTTISIAPVSILDFVTNRSRFLFDGPPTIAEGETATLSWRASSAAFCLINGNLAGSEPVGTSEQSLIVQPSGNTLYTLECHGPETVAYSTLQVNVRGFGPSRYISATPIPARVDVIHTLDDGSFIIAGMLPTGTPVVFGQGQPNETLIPADDGGRIFVAKYDPNHTFEWIVYSNSPQHPWHTSSSKIRELSDGSFVIDGQYIGQLIFNEGTANEFILPSSTILETSVFIINIASNGDPVWGGYIHGIPSSGIGRASYDVDLIDNLHAVFSIRSNSNSTNVVIGTTSGDNSSYQISNGLYMVRFAVDAVASVPLLLATADTFAETGRLSVDIPDDSESIYIASNLTLSSGQFPGNPAVFGPGSNNEIVIDPPPFPHTISRKVVLAKYELTGEPYWVSTIEPLFGGIPSTSTLLVDNDDVYIAGSIDGTGAVFGLGEPGEVELDQPFESITNSSYIAKYNSLTGAFDGVKELTARSMSLGAPYPAQSTDFSTFIVSISSVSAGRVLCGGYFQGELFIRKNTPEEYSTVPYISPLAEFPGSALTGIVKDCGFGSVSNSMINIGPGFLPSASYNSGKYLSAVSVSTPFHVGPSYETEGILITPDALSVVVELDVNE; encoded by the coding sequence ATGCGCCGTTTTTTGCCTGTTTTCGCGGGATTTCTGTCTGCCGGAATTTTCGTCCTTCCGCAAGCGGCTTCGGCCGATCCGGTCACGATTTCGATTGACGCTGGGGCCGACACATATGTCCGGAACGGTGCCGATAACACAAACGAGGGCGGGGCGGCATTCTTGCGGATCCAGCAGTCCGGCAACAACCGTGCCTTGGTTCACTTTAGCCAAGTGGAACTCCAGGGCCCTCTACGCGGCCGCAACTTGATATCGGCCACTTTAAAAGCGGATATCGTCCATAACGGAAACAATTGGGGGAGCACGGGACGGACGGTGGATGCCCACCGGATGCGTCAAGGTTGGTCCGAAGGAAATGGAAAAGTCGCGGGGATAAGTCCCAGCGACCGGGGCGATGGCCCGGGCGCCACATGGAACTGTGCCATTGACGCGAACATATCGAACCAAGCAAAAGACTGCACAGCCAATACCGCGTGGAACATGGGTGGCAGTGGCGAAAGACCGTGGGAACTGGTTCCCACCGGAACCGTCCTCATCCAGAACCAGCAGTCCGGCACGGTATCATGGGATGTGACGGCGGACGTGCAGGCATTTCTCGATGGCTCGGTCCCGAACCATGGTTGGCTGCTCCGCAAGACCAATGAAGGCCAGAGCGGCCTCGTGGAATTCGCGTCCAGGGAGAGCGGCAATCCGCCTAGTCTTGTGCTGGTGGTAGAAAACGCAATTTCACCGGAAGCGTCTGCCGTTATCGATGCGGATACAGGCGGATGTATTGAAGTTGAAGACCCTCTCTCTCCCATAGTAGGGACGGGTATCTGCATTCCGCCGGGTGCGCTCGATGAAGATACAGAAATTTTTATACGGGTGAGAAATGAAGATATCGTTCCCGATACGGAAGCATTCGATTGGACGCCCATTGGACCACCAGTAGAATTTGGTCCGGCTGGTCTGCTCTTCGATATTCCTGCCGAGGTTCATCTCCGGTTTAGCATGATGGACCGGTTCCGTTTTGGAGGAACGGACGCCGAGATACACCTGCTGGGCCAGGAATCTCTTGGAGATACGCCATTTCTGGTCACAAGCTTTGATATCGACGAAGAAGATGAACTGATAACTTTTGATACCGGATCGTTCACTACCTTCCAGCCTTTCATTTTCTTCACTACAGCTGGACGGCCAGGGGCGTTCGCGGTTGGCGACCTGAACGGAGACGGCATTCAGGACATGGTGGTCGGAAGCGGCGGAGCAGTTATCGGAGATGCCGACGGCCGGATAACAGTGTACCTTGGTAACGATGCCGATAATGACAGCAAGGGTGACGGTACGTTCTCAAGTTCCGAATATTTGTTGTCGGTCCTGCCTGTTCAGCGGACAGGCCCTGTCACCGGCGTAAACATTGCTGACTACACGGGCGATGGGATTCCTGACATCGCTGTCTACTATAATTCAATACTCTCCACACCCGATAGTCATAAGGTACTGATCCGCATATTCAAGGGCCAGGATTCAAACAACGATGGATTTGGCGATGGGACATTTGAGCGAATAACCAACTGCGGAGGAACTCCTTATTATCTTACCGGTGACTGCGGGATCGGTGGATACGCAAACATGTCGGCCCAAATGGAAACCGCCGATATGAATAATGATGGGAAACCGGATCTTGTAATGTTAATGACAAACCAAAGTCCGGTCGTATATTGTGGAATGTGTAGCCCCAGGATCCACATGTACGTTATGTATAACGTTGGGACCGCGGCCAGGCTGTTTGCAGCCCCGGTTCGTCTCGACCGGTCATCGACGGATACTTCAGGGGCTCTCTACGGATGGCTGAGCCAGATACGCATAGCGGACTTCAATGGCGATTCGAGGCCAGATATTGCAGCAATCAGCGTACCGAACAGTTCCATCCTGGAGATTTACCGGAATACCGGTGGCCGCGTCGACCTCGCCTGGACCCAGCCCTTATGCCTGGCTCCTTTTGTTGGCAATACCTGCCCCAGCGGGCCCTTCGTCGGGTCGCCTGCCAATTTCGACGAATATGCCCCGCTGGACATACTCACGACAGGCGGCATATTCCGTGGAAATGGAGATATCTCGTTTCAGCCACTTGAAAACCATTCTGGACTTACAATTAGCCCATTCTACGAAAGCGTTTCAGCGACCGGTCACATCAATCCGGATATGATACTGGATGTGGTTATTGGGAAAAAGCCAATTACAGTTCAGACCAACCCGTACAGGTATATCAATGCCCTTTCAGTTTTTATGGGAAATGAATCTTCAACCAGCCCCGGTATGGGTGATGCAAGTTTTCATTTCGATATAGATATAACGTACGGCTCCAACTTCAACCGGAAAGATATCCGGATTGCCGATTTCAATAACGACGGTTGCAATGATATAGTTTTGCTCAACGATCGGAACGCTCCCGCCGCATTTTTGCTTACGTTGAATGGGAGTACGGGCTGTGCGTTCGATGTACAGATAACGGTCTTCGAGGCTGACCCGGACATCGTGGCCCCCGGTGACACGTCTACTCTTTCTTGGGGCACCATCAATGCGGATGCCTGCGAGATTCTGGCCGGCAGCGTCCTTCTGCATGTTCTGGATTCTGGTGAGCTGGCCGCCGGAAGTTTCGATGTATCCCCAAATGCTACTACTACCTACACACTGACGTGCCAGGGACATAACGGGCCGGTGTCAGCCCAAGCGGAAGTCCGCGTGAACCGTCGGCCAGTAGGGACAATTCTTACCCCTGGCGGCGACGAACTGATCGCGGTCAGCGATGTTCTGGATTTTACGGCTAGCTGCATCGACCCCGACGGCGATACCGATCTGACGCACTCATGGCGGTTCAACGGGGCGGCACCGGACTCGTTAGTCCAGAATCCGGGGAGCATCCAGTTTGGCGAGACCGGTACGTACGTCATCACGTACATCTGCACCGACAGCTTTGGCTTTGGCAGCATTCCCTCGCAGCTGACTGCCATCGTCAACAGTCCGCCAGACGGAGTGATCAGCCTGCCAGCCGAACCAGTCGTGATCATTCCGGCCGGCGGCAGTATCGAGTTTACCGGCACATGCACGGATCCGGAAGACGACGTCCCGTTCGATCATCTCTGGACGTTCGGCGGTGGCGCTCCGGACTCCCTGTTGGAATCGCCCGGGCTGGTTGCCTTCGATTTTCCCGGCACATACCTGGTGACTTATTTGTGCATGGATGGCCTCGGTTTTGCCGATCCCGTTCCGGACACCCGGATGGTGATTGTCAATTCCCCGCCCGAAGGGGTCATTATTCAGCCCGATGGCGACCGCACGATCAGTGCTGGCGTTGCGCTGGATTTCGTTTCCAGCTGCACGGACCCCGATGACAGCCAGCCCTTCAGCCACCTGTGGGTGTTCAGTGGACCGGAGGATTTCACGTCCACCGACCAGGATCCGACAAATATCGTGTTCAATCTGACCGGCACCTATACGGTCACCTACATCTGCACTGATGGCTACGGTCTGAGCGATACGGACCCGCCGGGCATCCTGGTCACCGTCGAGGCTCCCGAGGCTGTGATAATCCGGTTCGAGATTTTTGAAAGCGGCCAGGGCTGCGCGCGGCTGGAATGGGAAACGGAGAACGCGGTCAGCTGCCAGATTACGAGCAGTCTTACCGGTGAACCGGACATGCCGTACAACATCCCCGATGACGGGCAGCATCTTGGCAATGTTAGCAGCGGCTCCCTTCCGGTTACACCCTGGGATGACGTAACCTACGCGCTGACATGTCAGAACTCCGCAGGCCAGGCGGGGCAGTCCCATATTGCGCTGTTCAGCTCCAATGCCCAGCCGGGCATCCGGTATGTGCGGGCAAACCAGACCCTGCCATTGGACCGGCAGAACGGCAGGAGTTGGTGCACGGCTTACCGGCATATTTATGATTTACCACTACGCACGACAGGTAACCTGTATGACATGATGTGGATCGCCCGCGGCCGGTATACTGCCAGAATTCCCGACGGGATAATCGGGCCAACGAACCGAGTACCTCCGGTCCTAACAGCACAGGCGAATGTTGATGTTTACGGCGGGTTTATCGGCGACGAGACGCTGATTTCAGAACGTCCAGCGGTTCTGATCCCAGAGGTTGACGAAATTCCTGGCACTTGTCCGCTTGGCGATGAAGTCTACAACACCTCCGTAGTAACTTCACCAATGTTGCGGCCACAGTGTAATTGCAAATTTGCAGTCCGCAATAACGCGCTCCCGCTGTGGTCAGCTGCTACAGTTCTGGATGGAGATACATTCGACACTACACAGTTCGGTCCAGGCATTGAAGGTTGTGGGCTTATCGGTAACCTGGATATCCATGATAGCGTTCATGTCGTGGAGATTCCCACTTTTGGGAATTTGCCGATTGTCACCCGACTCAATGGACTGGTAATTTCTGGAGGGGTCGCTCCAACACCTGGTGGAATATCCGATACTGAGCCTTCTTCGCGAGGCGGCGGTGTGTACGTGGCACAAGGCAACGTGTTACGAGATGTTATATTCCGTGATTCGCTCGTTCTAGGCAATCATGCTGCAAGGGGTGGGGGAATTTGGGCCACAGGGAGTGGGCTTGTGATCGAAAACGTAGTTATACGAAATAATAGCGCAAGCTTCAGTGCCGGTGGATTGCTGAAACGTGGCGGTGCCGATAATAACAGAGATTTAATAATATCTGATAGTATATTTAGTTATAATTATGCCGATCAATTGGCTGGGGCAATCGAATTACAAAATCATAATAGTATCAGAGATTCTGTATTTTCATACAATCGTTCACAAGGCCAGGCTGGAGCGATTTTTGTAGAAGGATCTGCAAGAAACAGCGTCACCAATTCAGTATTCTTAGCGAACAAAGCTGCACGTGCCGGAATACCTTCTGGGGGTAACGGTGGTGCAATAAGTTTCGGAACAGCAACTTATAGCCTCACGATAACAAATACCGCCTTCATTTTTAATGAAGCTTATTCTCAGGGAGGCGTCATCAATATTCCACTTCGGGCTTCAATAAACATACATAACACGATTTTTTGGGGTAATAAGTTACTACGACCTCTTATTACCAGAGGAGACATAATATTTAGCGATGCGCAAACAAGCAACGTGAATATTTCCGGTTCATGCGCTACTTATTCCCATATCAGATTTCCACCAACCGGCGGCACGCCCTTTTCCAGCAGTTCTAATGTTGATATTTCATCACCAGCACAGAACCCGATAGTTATTTCTGGAGATACATTTAGCCACCAGTCCGACCCGTTGAAAGTCTATCTCAAGCAAGACGGCAGCGATCCTGGAAGCGACTGCTTCAACGGCATCGCCGGGCTGGACTCTTCGGTCCACACAGAAATGGCGACTAATGCCGAGGCTGTCGGGCTCGTCTGGCAAAACCTCACGACGAACAGCGACCAGTCGACGGACATGAGCCCGGTCGATCCAGGGGTGCATTATGTGCCTCAGGTGTCCGGAAGCGGCGCATTCTGGAGCCTCGCCTCGCTTACGGGACCGGAGGCACGGTTCGGGCATATTCTGGCTGATCCAGAGGGTGTCTTTGTCCTCTTTGGCGGCGAAAATGGAAATGGCGACCTGCTCGGAGATACATGGGAACTGGCTGATGGAATCTGGACGGAAGTGGCGGGGGACGGCCCGCCGCCAAGAACCAAGCACGCCGCCGTCCACGACACCCTTCGAGACTCGATTATCATGTTCGGAGGACGGGGAACCGCCGGTACAAGCGGAGATACCTGGCTGTATGCCGATGGCGCCTGGCTGGAACTGTCAGTTACTGGCAATGTTCCGGACGCCCGCGAAGGTCATGCTCTCGCCTACGATGACAACCGGGATACCATCGTCCTGTTCGGTGGGATGGATGGCGGTAGCCGGTTCGGAGACACATGGGAACTCATCGAGTCCGCTGGAGACTGGGCATGGACTCCGGTGGACACATCTGCCTGTCCGGCGCAGCCGTCGCCACGGGACAATCATGCCCTCTCGTATGATGCCGCCGGTGGCGCGATCCTGCTTTTTGGCGGCCGTGACGATTCGGGTGCGCTGAACGATACATGGCATTTCGACGGCAGTTGCTGGTCGGAGCAATCGCCTGCCGGTTCTTCCCCCTCACCCCGGTTCGGCCATGCGATGGCCCATGATTCCGCCGCCGGTGTCGTGATCCTGTTCGGCGGAGCCGGTGGCGGGCCGCTGACATGGGAATGGGACGGAACCAGCTGGAACCCAACGCCTTCCACGGGCCCGGAACCCCGGCGGGATCACTCGATGGCATACGACGCGGCCCTGAACCGGACATTCCTGTTCGGCGGAACAGAGCCCGGCGCCGCAGACGACCGGTTATATGGTGACACATGGAGCTATGGGGCCCGCAATCTGGAAATATTACATTTCGCAGCGAATCCCCGGACGATATTCCCCGGCGAGTCCGCAACCCTTGCCTGGCAGTGGATAAACGCAGACAGCTGCACCTTGGACGATGGGTCGGGGCCGGTGCCTTTGCTGGTCGGCAGCCCGCTCCCCGTCAGCCCCGCCACTTCGACGGCATATACCCTTGAGTGCGCGAATTCGGGTGGCAGTGTCTCCGCAACTGCCACGGTAACTGTGGATTACAATGTAACGGTCCGTTCGTTTGCGGCATCGGCTGGGGTCATTTTGCCCGGAAACACAGCCGAGCTTTCCTGGCACGCAGCCAATGCCACTTCCTGTGAAATCCTGCCCGCCGTCGGAATGGTCGATCCGCAGGGCGGTACAGCGACGGTTAGCCCCTCGGAGACCACGGTATATGAACTTGTTTGTGACGGGCCACAGGGCGGACCGGTATCGCAATTCGTCACCATCTCCGTCGCATTGCTGGACTGTGAACCCGGATTCGTCGATTTCGGACCGCTTCCCGTGGGCGAGCCCGCTCCGTCGGAAGTTATCACCTGCACCAACGTCAGCAGCGTGACGCTTGAAATCGATCTGGTGGCATCGCAGTTCCTGCAAGACGGCTCGGACTTCAGCATCATACCCCTTTCAGGATCCCCCCAGATTGCGCCGGGCGACGACCTCGTCCTGTCGGCCGATTTCACCCCGCAGCAAGGCGGGTACCGTCAGGCGCTTTTGATCATCGCATTCGAGGGCCATGCCGATAAGGTCATGGTCTCGCTTGCCGGGACCGGAGAGACGGATGAGTTTAATTCGCTCGTATGCGATGCCGAGACCATCTTTTTTGGTTCCGTCGTGGTCGGGGAGACCTCCGGCAGCATCATATGGACCTGCCAGAACCAGGGAACGGGCGATCTCACGATCGATCTTGATTCCATAGTCTCGACCGGCGATGTCGACGATTTCGATATCCTGACGACGAGCAGCCCGCCAGGAGAACCGATCGGTCCGGGCGAGATTTTCTATATCGACTGGATCTTCCAGCCAACTGAGGCCGGGCTCCGCTCCGCATCCGTTAGCTTCTCGTATCTGGAAAGCACGGCAGTAACGATGCTGCAGGCTTCGGGGACTGGTGTTGTACCTGATGTCCAGATACTCAGTTTTACCGCATCTCCAGATGAGACCCTTTATGGCCAGGCTACTCAGCTTCTGTGGTACACGCAATATTCCCTTTCCACATGTAATCTTTTCGATGGAGAAAGCATGATTTCTGTAAGTGCGGGCAATGACGTCGTCGAACAGATGGTTATCACTCCATTACGCACGACGACATACACCTTGACATGCGATGGTCTCAACGGAATCTCCTCACAGCAGGCTCAGACCACCATTTCAATCGCCCCAGTATCGATTCTTGACTTTGTTACAAATCGCAGCCGGTTTCTGTTTGACGGCCCACCCACCATTGCTGAAGGCGAAACGGCCACGCTTTCCTGGCGAGCTTCGAGCGCCGCCTTCTGCCTGATTAACGGTAATTTGGCAGGTAGCGAACCGGTTGGGACATCGGAACAATCCCTGATTGTCCAGCCTTCAGGAAATACCCTGTATACACTCGAATGTCATGGGCCCGAAACAGTCGCTTATTCGACTCTTCAAGTTAATGTCCGTGGTTTCGGTCCATCCAGGTACATCTCGGCCACCCCAATACCTGCCCGTGTCGACGTCATCCATACACTAGATGATGGTTCTTTCATCATCGCGGGAATGCTCCCCACAGGGACTCCGGTGGTATTTGGTCAAGGTCAGCCCAACGAAACCCTGATTCCGGCAGATGATGGCGGCAGGATATTCGTGGCTAAATATGATCCAAATCATACTTTTGAATGGATCGTGTATTCAAATTCACCCCAACATCCCTGGCATACTTCGTCCAGTAAAATCAGAGAATTAAGCGATGGATCATTTGTAATAGATGGACAATATATCGGACAGCTAATATTTAATGAAGGCACGGCGAATGAGTTTATCCTGCCATCATCAACAATCCTAGAAACGTCAGTTTTTATAATCAATATAGCTTCAAATGGTGATCCAGTCTGGGGTGGATATATTCATGGAATTCCCAGCTCTGGAATTGGTCGAGCGAGCTATGACGTTGATTTAATCGATAATCTTCATGCTGTATTTTCGATAAGGTCAAATTCAAATTCCACTAACGTCGTCATCGGGACTACAAGCGGGGACAACAGTTCCTATCAGATTTCTAATGGGCTTTACATGGTTCGTTTTGCCGTGGATGCCGTCGCATCGGTACCGCTGCTGCTGGCTACTGCCGATACCTTTGCGGAGACCGGTAGGTTATCCGTCGACATTCCGGACGATTCTGAAAGCATATATATTGCTAGCAACCTCACGCTGTCATCTGGTCAGTTCCCAGGAAACCCCGCTGTTTTCGGTCCAGGCAGCAACAATGAAATTGTAATAGACCCTCCGCCATTTCCTCACACAATCTCCCGAAAGGTTGTCTTGGCAAAATACGAACTGACGGGCGAGCCATATTGGGTCAGCACGATAGAACCCCTCTTTGGTGGAATACCAAGCACATCGACCTTATTGGTCGACAACGATGATGTATACATAGCGGGAAGTATCGATGGTACGGGTGCTGTTTTTGGGCTTGGTGAACCCGGAGAAGTCGAGCTGGATCAACCTTTTGAAAGCATTACTAACTCATCTTATATTGCAAAATACAACAGCTTGACTGGTGCATTCGATGGCGTGAAGGAGCTTACCGCTCGCTCCATGTCACTGGGGGCACCGTATCCGGCGCAGAGCACGGACTTTTCTACTTTTATAGTTTCCATATCTTCTGTCTCTGCTGGACGGGTACTGTGCGGCGGGTATTTTCAGGGCGAGCTATTTATACGCAAGAATACGCCAGAAGAATACTCAACGGTTCCATACATCAGCCCACTTGCTGAATTTCCGGGCTCTGCGTTGACCGGCATAGTCAAGGATTGCGGGTTCGGATCAGTTTCGAATAGTATGATAAATATTGGTCCCGGATTTCTGCCTTCGGCAAGCTATAATTCGGGGAAATACCTGTCGGCAGTTTCTGTATCCACTCCATTTCATGTGGGTCCGTCATACGAAACTGAAGGTATTTTAATTACTCCTGATGCTCTGTCAGTGGTTGTTGAACTGGATGTGAACGAGTAG